One Mya arenaria isolate MELC-2E11 chromosome 7, ASM2691426v1 genomic window carries:
- the LOC128240491 gene encoding putative nuclease HARBI1, with protein sequence MTPYRVADTQQKINFNRAHSRTRVAVEMAFGRWKRRFGILHGELRLKPAKASKVTVACAVLHNLAIDLKEPDVDDVVPVAPQPGEDYRGQEQGQAIRDHIARAYFN encoded by the exons ATGACACCATACAGAGTGGCCGATACTCAGcagaaaattaatttcaacCGGGCACACTCAAGGACAAGGGTTGCTGTGGAAATGGCTTTTGGTCGCTGGAAGCGACGATTCGGAATTCTACATGGAGAG CTACGTCTGAAGCCAGCTAAAGCGTCTAAGGTCACTGTAGCCTGTGCTGTACTCCACAACCTTGCCATCGACCTAAAGGAGCCTGATGTAGATGACGTTGTTCCTGTTGCGCCACAGCCAGGCGAAGACTACAGAGGACAGGAGCAGGGGCAGGCCATAAGAGATCATATTGCTAGAGCATACTTCAATTAA